In Candidatus Neptunochlamydia vexilliferae, a single window of DNA contains:
- the tnpC gene encoding IS66 family transposase translates to MKPTYEELETELAETRNALKEAQEALKLALERIAKLEEQLNLNSKNSSKPPSSDKKASKKGRKKNGAKRGHPGHFRPLFALEEVDKFVNIEAKQCPNCAEEVRPTGKISVHQQVKIPEKPYIVTQYNRKQFYCPCCKKYRLPHLPKEVGLSAFGTKLSAFMGFLSGSCRLPRRVCLDVLKQGFGIKAAVGTQSNIEGRVSEALKPAYKEIEDKVRLSSKPKNIDETGWSLWGEREFVWVMSTSQESLYKIQEGRGAKYRDSLLGNTNKRSIFITDRLAIYNFKGPHQYCLAHIRRDLKRFAQRAQLDGEWGKVMLECLDKIFLLWGEYKAKKRSQRSFRHSSKRYRDEFEYGLAIAALKNAHSSSLRGFARSLLKRLKKLWVFVTREGVEPTNNQAERDLRAIVLWRKISYGSKSERGDRFRVWGA, encoded by the coding sequence ATGAAACCGACGTATGAAGAGTTAGAAACTGAATTAGCTGAGACTCGTAATGCTTTAAAAGAGGCACAGGAAGCCCTGAAGCTCGCTTTAGAACGGATAGCCAAGCTGGAAGAGCAACTCAACCTAAACTCTAAAAACAGCTCCAAACCACCTTCATCAGATAAAAAAGCCTCAAAGAAGGGGCGTAAGAAAAATGGTGCAAAGCGAGGACATCCAGGGCATTTTCGCCCACTGTTTGCACTAGAAGAGGTAGATAAATTTGTAAATATAGAAGCTAAGCAGTGTCCTAATTGTGCTGAAGAGGTGAGACCCACAGGAAAAATATCTGTCCATCAGCAAGTTAAAATTCCAGAAAAGCCCTATATAGTCACACAGTATAACCGGAAACAATTTTACTGCCCTTGCTGCAAAAAATACCGACTTCCCCATCTCCCAAAAGAGGTTGGGCTATCTGCATTTGGAACAAAACTCTCAGCATTTATGGGATTTTTATCTGGTTCATGCAGGCTACCTCGCAGAGTTTGCCTTGATGTTCTTAAACAGGGTTTTGGCATTAAAGCAGCAGTAGGAACACAAAGCAACATAGAAGGTCGTGTATCTGAGGCGCTAAAACCTGCTTACAAAGAGATCGAAGATAAAGTTCGCCTATCCAGCAAACCAAAGAATATAGACGAAACAGGTTGGAGCCTATGGGGAGAAAGAGAGTTTGTTTGGGTCATGTCAACAAGCCAAGAATCTCTATATAAGATCCAAGAAGGAAGGGGTGCCAAATACCGAGATAGTCTGCTAGGAAATACCAACAAAAGATCAATATTTATCACAGACAGGTTGGCAATTTACAACTTTAAAGGGCCCCATCAGTATTGTCTTGCCCATATTAGAAGAGATCTGAAAAGGTTTGCTCAAAGAGCTCAGCTCGATGGAGAATGGGGAAAGGTGATGCTCGAATGCTTAGACAAAATTTTCCTCTTATGGGGAGAGTACAAAGCAAAAAAAAGAAGCCAAAGAAGCTTTAGGCACTCAAGTAAGCGTTACCGAGATGAATTTGAGTATGGGTTAGCTATTGCAGCTCTGAAAAATGCTCATAGTTCTTCTCTAAGAGGGTTCGCTCGATCCCTATTAAAAAGGTTGAAAAAGCTCTGGGTTTTTGTAACCAGGGAAGGGGTAGAGCCAACTAATAATCAAGCAGAAAGAGACTTAAGAGCAATCGTTTTATGGAGAAAAATAAGCTATGGCTCAAAAAGCGAAAGAGGAGATCGATTTCGGGTATGGGGCGCATAA
- a CDS encoding Tn3 family transposase, whose translation MSAFKKTLEIDKIEKAIENCTTLNNLETNGYYNELMTRYHNLRQYTKRFYKLDFKAVKGTEYLLKSIQILRKLNEGKIDSLPPDAPTSFIPKEWKKHLKNDDGKIIQKTWEMALYIAVKKALGSGDLYIYQSRHYRDFWKTIYDKKSWEEEKKSLYVQLSLPHRFKGVLNQLKKEFNHYLEEARKSIRKEDFVYLNAQGNLKFHRDQALAIPPGVKTLKQILESFMPMTRIEKLLAEVDQKTNFSSHFQPLIGHKQKSDPPPELIYAAIIAHGTNIGLHGMAYSSEGIDLDPLRRVSRWNIHEESLNNANAAIVNAHHQDPLSKIYGSGIRSGSDGQRYGMQKSSNLAAYYPRYFGYYDKAVTLYTHVSDQHSVFNTQVISCSSREATYVIDGLLRNRTMISPEFHTTDTHGFTEHVFALCFLLGFSFQPLLKDIASQQLYKIETKNHGEMNHLFSGTVDIQLIEEQWDQIMRVVASIKNGIAPAHVIVNRLISRSRSDRLAQAITSLGRLIKTIYIFRFFSDKSLRYEVHGQRNLEESRHALAKHTFFADQGVFKTSDYEEIMNKASCLGLISNAVLLWNTIKIRETIENLKEQGHEVNYSHLKRISPLLRKHFISHGTYNFKA comes from the coding sequence ATCAGCGCCTTTAAAAAGACCTTAGAAATCGATAAAATTGAAAAAGCCATAGAAAACTGCACAACGCTGAATAACCTAGAGACAAATGGATATTACAATGAGCTCATGACAAGGTACCATAACCTTCGCCAATACACCAAAAGGTTTTATAAGTTAGACTTCAAAGCGGTCAAAGGAACCGAATACCTTCTGAAATCGATCCAGATTCTCAGGAAGCTTAATGAGGGGAAAATCGATTCTCTCCCCCCTGATGCTCCCACAAGCTTTATTCCAAAAGAGTGGAAAAAGCATCTCAAAAATGATGATGGGAAAATCATCCAAAAAACGTGGGAGATGGCGCTCTATATTGCTGTCAAAAAGGCCCTTGGCAGCGGAGATCTGTACATCTATCAATCTAGACACTATCGCGACTTTTGGAAGACAATTTACGATAAAAAGTCCTGGGAAGAAGAAAAAAAATCCCTCTATGTACAGCTATCTTTACCACACCGATTCAAGGGAGTTTTGAACCAACTGAAGAAAGAGTTTAACCATTATCTAGAAGAAGCGCGGAAGAGCATTCGCAAAGAGGACTTTGTTTACCTAAACGCTCAAGGGAATCTAAAATTTCATAGAGATCAAGCCTTAGCTATTCCCCCAGGAGTAAAAACCCTAAAACAAATCCTAGAGTCATTTATGCCAATGACACGAATAGAAAAGCTCCTAGCAGAGGTCGATCAAAAAACAAACTTTTCAAGTCATTTCCAGCCCCTTATTGGTCATAAGCAAAAATCTGATCCCCCTCCAGAGCTCATTTATGCTGCTATTATTGCCCATGGAACAAACATAGGACTCCATGGAATGGCTTACAGTTCAGAAGGCATAGATCTTGATCCTTTACGAAGGGTTTCTAGATGGAATATCCATGAAGAATCACTCAATAACGCTAACGCCGCTATAGTCAATGCCCACCATCAAGACCCATTAAGTAAAATCTATGGGAGTGGAATTAGAAGTGGCTCCGATGGTCAACGCTATGGGATGCAAAAAAGCTCGAACCTTGCAGCCTACTACCCCAGATACTTCGGATACTATGACAAGGCAGTCACCCTCTATACCCACGTCTCTGATCAGCATAGCGTCTTCAACACACAAGTCATTTCTTGCTCCTCTAGAGAAGCCACCTATGTCATCGATGGTCTACTAAGAAACCGGACAATGATTAGCCCTGAGTTTCATACAACAGATACCCATGGGTTTACTGAACATGTCTTTGCCCTATGTTTTCTCTTAGGATTTTCTTTTCAGCCTCTCCTTAAAGACATTGCATCTCAGCAACTTTATAAAATTGAGACAAAAAACCATGGAGAAATGAACCACCTATTTTCAGGGACAGTAGACATTCAGCTCATTGAAGAACAGTGGGATCAAATCATGAGAGTTGTTGCTTCCATAAAAAATGGGATTGCTCCCGCCCATGTGATCGTCAATAGATTAATCAGCCGCTCCAGATCAGATAGGCTAGCTCAAGCTATCACATCCCTAGGAAGGCTCATCAAAACGATCTATATCTTCCGATTTTTTTCCGATAAATCTCTTCGATATGAGGTGCACGGCCAAAGAAACCTAGAAGAATCCCGACACGCCCTCGCGAAGCACACATTTTTTGCCGATCAAGGGGTGTTTAAAACCAGCGACTATGAAGAGATCATGAACAAAGCCAGCTGCTTAGGGTTAATCTCCAATGCGGTCCTCCTTTGGAATACCATAAAGATAAGAGAAACTATCGAGAACTTAAAAGAGCAAGGGCACGAAGTAAATTACTCTCACCTAAAAAGAATCTCTCCTTTGCTCCGTAAACATTTCATTAGCCATGGGACCTATAATTTTAAGGCTTGA